The Gemmatimonadota bacterium genome has a segment encoding these proteins:
- a CDS encoding 5-(carboxyamino)imidazole ribonucleotide synthase: MILPGATLGVLGGGQLGRMFTAEARRMGYRVIVLDPDPDAPAGQLADHHITRSWTDPEALAELSGMCQAVTTEFENVPADVLRALAAHIPVRPRADAVATTQDRIAEKRFLNSIDVPTAAWAAFRKGDSPEDAWQATNAESAILKTARMGYDGKGQEIILGSSELPAALVRLGSVPCILERRVALEREISVMVARGADGRTITWPVAENVHRAGILHTSVVPAMIPDALAAEARSLAERIVTELDYVGVMGVECFIADGGQLLVNELAPRPHNSGHWTLDTAITSQFEQQVRALTGLPLGATETMAPVAMINLLGDLWRYGEPRWARALALDGVKLHLYGKKTPRVGRKMGHLTVTAATPAMALHRAEEAWRSLTSPS, translated from the coding sequence GTGATCCTGCCAGGCGCGACGCTTGGCGTCCTGGGTGGCGGGCAGCTCGGTCGAATGTTCACCGCCGAAGCTCGTCGAATGGGATATCGCGTCATTGTACTCGATCCGGATCCTGATGCGCCGGCCGGGCAGCTCGCCGATCACCACATCACCCGATCGTGGACCGATCCCGAGGCGCTGGCCGAGCTCTCCGGAATGTGCCAGGCGGTCACCACCGAATTCGAGAATGTTCCGGCAGATGTCCTGCGCGCACTCGCGGCGCATATCCCGGTCCGGCCACGCGCCGATGCGGTCGCCACGACCCAGGATCGCATCGCCGAAAAGCGCTTCCTCAACAGCATCGATGTCCCGACGGCGGCGTGGGCGGCATTTCGGAAAGGGGACTCTCCTGAAGACGCCTGGCAGGCAACCAATGCCGAAAGCGCGATCCTCAAGACGGCGCGAATGGGGTACGACGGCAAGGGGCAGGAAATCATTCTCGGAAGCAGCGAACTCCCGGCCGCGCTCGTCCGGCTCGGCAGCGTCCCCTGCATTCTCGAGCGACGCGTTGCGCTGGAGCGGGAGATCTCGGTAATGGTCGCACGCGGCGCGGATGGCCGCACCATCACCTGGCCGGTCGCCGAGAATGTGCATCGCGCCGGGATCCTGCATACCAGTGTCGTGCCGGCGATGATCCCCGACGCACTGGCCGCCGAAGCCCGTTCGCTCGCCGAACGGATCGTCACCGAGCTCGACTATGTCGGCGTGATGGGAGTCGAGTGCTTCATCGCCGATGGCGGCCAGCTACTGGTGAACGAACTGGCACCGCGACCGCACAACAGCGGTCACTGGACCCTCGACACTGCGATCACGTCGCAGTTCGAGCAGCAAGTCCGGGCGCTCACCGGACTCCCCCTCGGCGCGACGGAGACAATGGCACCTGTCGCGATGATCAACTTGCTTGGCGATCTCTGGCGCTACGGCGAACCGCGCTGGGCGCGCGCGCTCGCCCTCGACGGAGTGAAGCTGCATCTCTACGGCAAGAAGACCCCACGCGTCGGCCGGAAGATGGGACACCTGACCGTGACCGCAGCCACGCCGGCGATGGCGCTGCATCGCGCCGAAGAGGCGTGGCGCTCGCTGACCTCGCCAAGTTGA
- the purF gene encoding amidophosphoribosyltransferase, translating into MCGVIGVSGVVDAARVTYLGLYALQHRGQESAGIVAVDDTGRARIHRAMGLVSDAFDEPSLTGLLGDVAVGHTRYSTAGSTILANAQPYLVNYHGGPLSVAHNGNLVNAVELRDELVRQGAIFSSNSDTEVLIHLIARSDAPTVEGQIRDALERADGAYSVVIGVGRAIYAAVDSRGFRPLFLGRLDGGVIVASETCAFDLVGATTVRELAPGDFVRIEDGEIVDLHRLSPRRVTRCIFELVYFSRPDSTIFGESVDRVRRELGRQLARFHPAPGADVVFSVPDSSNVMALGYSEVSGVALEHGLIRNHYVGRTFINPTQALRVEKVKIKFNPVREVIAGNSVVVIDDSLVRGTTSKGLVRMIRAAGAREVHLRLGSPPITGPCHYGIDTPNRDELIAATHSHEEIRQYLGVDTLGYLTLDEMVAAAGDRNSWCHACFSGDYPTTPVQLTLGKLREAPVPAVTPA; encoded by the coding sequence ATGTGCGGTGTGATCGGAGTATCCGGTGTCGTCGACGCGGCTCGAGTCACCTATCTCGGTCTCTACGCCTTGCAGCATCGCGGGCAGGAGAGTGCCGGGATCGTGGCGGTCGATGACACCGGACGGGCCCGGATCCACCGCGCAATGGGGCTGGTTTCCGATGCCTTTGATGAGCCCTCGCTCACCGGCCTGCTCGGCGATGTCGCGGTGGGTCACACTCGCTATTCCACCGCCGGCAGCACGATCCTCGCGAACGCTCAGCCCTACCTCGTGAACTATCACGGCGGTCCGTTGTCCGTCGCGCACAACGGCAACCTCGTCAATGCGGTGGAGTTGCGCGACGAACTGGTTCGGCAGGGCGCAATCTTCTCCTCCAATAGCGATACCGAAGTCCTGATCCACCTGATTGCGCGTTCGGATGCCCCCACGGTCGAAGGCCAGATCCGCGATGCACTCGAACGGGCCGATGGAGCGTACTCGGTGGTGATCGGCGTGGGTCGCGCCATATATGCCGCTGTGGATTCGCGTGGCTTCCGACCGCTTTTCCTGGGTCGACTCGACGGTGGCGTCATCGTGGCCTCGGAAACCTGCGCCTTCGATCTCGTTGGTGCCACGACTGTGCGTGAACTCGCACCTGGCGACTTCGTACGGATCGAAGACGGCGAAATCGTCGACCTGCACCGGCTTTCACCCCGCCGCGTGACCCGCTGCATCTTCGAGCTGGTGTATTTCTCCCGCCCTGACTCCACCATCTTCGGCGAGTCAGTCGATCGCGTCCGGCGGGAGCTGGGTCGTCAACTCGCGCGCTTCCACCCTGCCCCAGGCGCTGATGTGGTGTTTTCCGTCCCCGACTCTTCCAATGTGATGGCCCTCGGCTACTCCGAAGTTTCCGGCGTCGCGCTGGAACACGGCCTGATCCGGAATCACTATGTCGGTCGAACCTTCATCAATCCGACGCAGGCGCTCCGGGTCGAGAAGGTGAAGATCAAGTTCAATCCGGTGCGTGAAGTGATCGCCGGCAATTCGGTGGTCGTCATCGACGACTCGCTGGTGCGGGGCACGACCAGCAAGGGGCTCGTGCGAATGATCCGCGCCGCCGGCGCACGCGAGGTCCATCTCCGACTCGGCTCGCCGCCAATCACCGGGCCGTGCCACTACGGCATCGACACGCCCAATCGTGACGAGCTGATCGCCGCGACCCACTCACACGAAGAGATCCGGCAATACCTCGGCGTCGATACGCTCGGCTATCTCACGCTGGACGAAATGGTTGCAGCTGCAGGTGACCGAAACTCCTGGTGCCATGCCTGCTTCAGCGGCGACTACCCGACGACCCCGGTGCAACTGACCCTCGGCAAGCTGCGGGAGGCGCCGGTGCCCGCGGTGACCCCCGCATGA
- the purL gene encoding phosphoribosylformylglycinamidine synthase subunit PurL — translation MTAVIAAEAFPGEREVTDAVVREHKINEIEYSAVLKLLGRTPTLTELGIFSALWSEHCSYKHTKPVLRKFPVDGPQVVQGPGENAGVLRLPEGWAVAFKIESHNHPSAVEPYQGAATGVGGILRDVFTMGARPVALLNSLRLGPLDDARNRYLFAGIVKGVGDYGNCVGVPTLGGEVCFAPGYSGNPLVNAMAVGLLRETDLITAKAEGVGNILLAVGAKTGRDGIHGASFASEDLTAESEKRRPQVQVGDPFTEKLLLEASLELITGNYIVAIQDMGAAGLTSSSAEMAARGGVGVELDTSKVPTREAGMTPYEIMLSESQERMLVVAEPHRIAEIQAVCQRWELDATPVGRVTDDGLFRIIHDGRTVAAIPGQELVDGCPMYAPAAIEAPAAVARRAALPSKTAPDPVAALKLLLDAPTIASKRWVFEQFDSTVRAGSAVIPGGDAGVLRVADTNFGLAMTVDCNARYVFLDPYEGGKAAVAEAARNIACTGARPLGITDCLNFGNPQVPEIFFQFTEACRGISDACRAFNTPVTGGNVSLYNQNPTSAIDPTPTIGMVGVLDDITTAVPSHFSQAGDAILLLGHTTGHLGGSSYWAEVLDAVVGAPPPVDLKAERGLQETLIAAASRRLLRSAHDLSDGGLAVALAECCIGGPWATTTFGADIDLGRHADAVSDAGWLFGEEGGRALVSCDPSHVAELQQLGHGLGIPVHYLGLVGAERGQLNVTRDAVAWHWGTTELRSIHLEAIPRRMSTGEG, via the coding sequence GTGACCGCTGTCATTGCCGCCGAAGCGTTCCCCGGCGAACGCGAAGTCACCGATGCAGTGGTACGCGAGCACAAGATCAACGAGATCGAGTACAGTGCCGTCCTGAAGCTGCTCGGTCGTACACCCACGCTCACGGAGCTTGGCATCTTCTCGGCGCTCTGGTCGGAGCACTGTTCCTACAAGCACACCAAACCGGTCCTGCGAAAGTTCCCGGTCGACGGACCGCAGGTCGTGCAGGGCCCCGGCGAGAACGCCGGCGTGCTGCGGCTCCCCGAAGGGTGGGCCGTGGCATTCAAGATCGAGTCGCACAATCACCCGAGCGCGGTTGAGCCATACCAGGGCGCCGCGACAGGCGTCGGCGGCATCCTGCGCGATGTCTTCACGATGGGCGCCCGCCCCGTCGCGCTGCTGAATTCCCTGCGACTCGGGCCTCTGGACGACGCCCGCAATCGCTACCTCTTCGCCGGCATTGTCAAAGGCGTCGGAGACTATGGCAATTGTGTTGGCGTACCCACCCTCGGAGGCGAAGTCTGTTTCGCCCCCGGGTACAGCGGCAACCCGCTGGTCAATGCCATGGCGGTCGGGCTCCTGCGTGAGACGGACCTGATCACGGCAAAGGCCGAGGGTGTCGGCAACATCCTCCTGGCGGTCGGCGCCAAGACCGGACGTGATGGTATTCACGGTGCCTCGTTCGCATCAGAGGATCTCACGGCGGAGAGCGAGAAGCGACGGCCGCAGGTGCAGGTGGGTGATCCGTTCACCGAGAAGCTGTTGCTCGAGGCCTCGCTGGAGTTGATCACCGGCAACTACATCGTGGCGATTCAGGATATGGGCGCGGCCGGGCTGACATCCTCATCGGCGGAAATGGCGGCACGCGGCGGCGTCGGCGTCGAGCTCGACACCAGCAAGGTGCCGACGCGCGAGGCCGGGATGACGCCGTACGAGATCATGCTGTCGGAGTCGCAGGAACGAATGCTCGTGGTCGCCGAACCGCACCGCATTGCCGAGATCCAGGCGGTCTGCCAGCGGTGGGAGCTCGATGCGACTCCGGTCGGGCGGGTGACTGACGACGGGCTCTTCCGCATCATTCACGATGGGCGGACCGTGGCTGCCATTCCGGGACAGGAGCTCGTGGACGGCTGCCCGATGTATGCGCCAGCCGCCATCGAGGCCCCGGCCGCCGTGGCACGACGCGCAGCCCTCCCTTCCAAGACCGCGCCCGATCCTGTGGCTGCACTGAAGCTGCTGCTCGACGCACCAACCATCGCGAGCAAGCGCTGGGTCTTCGAGCAATTCGACAGCACCGTGCGCGCCGGCAGCGCAGTCATTCCGGGCGGTGACGCCGGAGTGCTCCGCGTCGCCGACACCAACTTCGGCCTCGCCATGACGGTCGACTGCAATGCCCGCTATGTCTTCCTCGACCCATACGAGGGTGGCAAGGCAGCGGTCGCCGAAGCGGCACGCAACATCGCCTGCACCGGTGCCCGACCGCTCGGTATTACTGATTGCCTCAACTTCGGCAATCCCCAGGTGCCCGAGATCTTCTTCCAGTTCACCGAAGCGTGTCGCGGCATTTCCGATGCTTGCCGCGCCTTCAATACGCCGGTGACCGGCGGCAACGTCTCGCTGTACAATCAGAATCCGACGAGCGCGATCGATCCGACGCCGACCATCGGCATGGTCGGCGTTCTCGATGACATCACGACTGCAGTGCCGAGCCACTTTTCGCAGGCTGGCGATGCCATCCTGCTGCTCGGTCACACGACGGGCCACCTCGGCGGTTCGTCGTACTGGGCCGAAGTCCTCGACGCCGTTGTCGGGGCACCACCTCCGGTTGATCTGAAGGCCGAACGCGGGTTGCAGGAGACCCTGATCGCGGCAGCCAGCCGACGCCTGCTCCGTTCAGCCCACGATCTTTCCGATGGCGGGCTCGCGGTCGCGCTGGCCGAGTGCTGCATCGGTGGCCCCTGGGCTACCACCACCTTCGGCGCTGACATTGATCTCGGTCGACACGCGGACGCTGTGTCGGACGCGGGATGGCTCTTTGGCGAGGAGGGCGGCAGGGCGCTGGTCTCCTGTGATCCGTCGCACGTGGCGGAATTGCAGCAGTTGGGACACGGCCTCGGGATCCCGGTGCATTACCTCGGGCTAGTCGGGGCCGAACGTGGTCAGCTCAACGTCACGCGCGACGCGGTGGCATGGCACTGGGGCACGACCGAGCTCCGCAGCATTCATCTCGAGGCAATTCCGCGACGCATGTCGACGGGAGAGGGCTGA
- the ppdK gene encoding pyruvate, phosphate dikinase gives MSDPFVQQPLVYYFGQGRAEGTSAMKDILGGKGAGLAEMTNLGIAVPPGFTIAATLCQTYLDARSFPPRLRAQVEQALQHVEAATGKEFGGDQNPLLVSVRSGAAVSMPGMMETILNLGLNDRTVEGLASRSGNPAFAWDCYRRFVQMYAAVVFDLPKAPLDRLLEEARHAHDVAREIDLPVAALKALVARFKAHVTEATGKPFPDEPMEQLWGAIAAVFESWNTRRAIDYRRIHEIPDALGTAVSVVAMVYGNLGDNSGTGVAFSRDPSTGERLLYGEYLSNAQGEDVVSGARTPEPIAALRDRMPAVYQEMDRMARTLERHFRDVQDMEFTIEDGRLFMLQTRRAQRSGPAAFRIACEMVEEDAISEEEAVARIPPQALEQLLHPMIDPRHALDVLTTGLPASPGAASGVVVFDADTAAERGRRDEAVILVRRETSPEDFHGMVAARAILTARGGMTSHAAVVARGMGKPCVAGAQALDVDEAAGVVRVGGREFRAGDWITLDGSTGTVYLGQAKLLVPEMSEYYHRLMGWADKIRPMKVRVNADTPADAHRGRDFGAEGIGLCRTEHMFFEGDRLIAVREMILAEDRGERDRALAKLLPMQRGDFESIFRAMEGFPVTIRLLDPPLHEFLPNDETELVALAGQLHKPVDHVRRVVASLHEQNPMLGLRGCRLGIIYPEITAMQARAIFEAACTVAARKGRVMPEVMIPLVASVVEFRRQALLVRQVAEEVFRERQLTVPYLLGTMIELPRAALTADEIAREAQFFSFGTNDLTQTTWGLSRDDAGRFLPHYVESGIIDSDPFQTLDQAGVGKLIRMACELGRKTRADLKLGICGEHGGDPNSIAFCETLKMNYVSCSPFRVPIARLAAAQAALAARGTVDRTKATV, from the coding sequence ATGAGCGACCCGTTCGTCCAGCAGCCGCTGGTGTACTACTTCGGGCAAGGCCGCGCCGAAGGGACGTCCGCGATGAAGGACATTCTCGGCGGCAAGGGAGCCGGGCTTGCCGAGATGACCAATCTGGGGATCGCCGTACCGCCGGGCTTCACGATTGCGGCAACGCTCTGTCAGACCTACCTCGATGCACGCTCGTTCCCGCCCCGACTCAGGGCGCAGGTCGAACAGGCGCTGCAGCACGTCGAAGCAGCGACTGGCAAGGAATTCGGCGGTGACCAGAATCCGTTGCTGGTTTCGGTCCGCAGCGGTGCCGCGGTCTCGATGCCAGGGATGATGGAGACGATCCTCAACCTCGGCCTCAACGACCGCACCGTGGAAGGGCTCGCGTCCCGCAGCGGCAATCCCGCCTTTGCCTGGGATTGCTACCGCCGCTTCGTCCAGATGTACGCTGCCGTCGTCTTTGATCTGCCAAAGGCGCCGCTCGATCGCCTGCTCGAGGAGGCCCGGCACGCGCACGATGTTGCTCGCGAGATCGACCTCCCCGTCGCGGCGCTCAAGGCACTTGTGGCGAGGTTCAAGGCACACGTCACGGAAGCGACCGGCAAGCCATTCCCCGACGAGCCGATGGAGCAGCTCTGGGGCGCCATCGCAGCCGTCTTCGAGAGCTGGAACACCCGCCGGGCGATCGACTATCGCCGGATCCACGAAATTCCCGACGCGCTTGGCACCGCCGTGAGCGTCGTGGCGATGGTGTATGGCAACCTCGGCGACAATTCCGGCACGGGCGTCGCGTTCTCGCGCGACCCGTCCACCGGTGAGCGGTTGCTCTACGGCGAGTATCTCTCGAATGCCCAGGGCGAAGATGTCGTCTCCGGCGCACGCACACCCGAGCCGATCGCCGCCCTGCGAGATCGGATGCCCGCTGTCTATCAGGAGATGGACCGGATGGCGCGCACGCTCGAGCGCCACTTCCGCGACGTGCAGGACATGGAGTTCACCATCGAGGATGGCCGACTCTTCATGCTCCAGACCAGAAGAGCGCAGCGTTCGGGCCCCGCAGCGTTCCGGATCGCCTGCGAGATGGTCGAAGAAGATGCCATCTCCGAGGAAGAGGCCGTCGCGCGGATTCCGCCCCAGGCACTGGAGCAGTTGCTGCACCCGATGATCGACCCGCGACATGCACTCGATGTCCTGACCACCGGCCTCCCGGCTTCACCCGGCGCGGCATCCGGCGTGGTGGTCTTCGACGCAGACACTGCCGCCGAGCGCGGCCGCCGCGACGAAGCGGTGATCCTGGTGCGCCGCGAGACCTCACCCGAGGACTTCCACGGCATGGTCGCTGCCCGTGCCATCCTGACGGCCAGAGGGGGGATGACGTCGCACGCCGCCGTGGTCGCCCGGGGCATGGGGAAGCCATGCGTGGCCGGCGCGCAGGCACTCGACGTGGATGAAGCGGCTGGTGTCGTCCGTGTCGGCGGCCGCGAGTTTCGTGCGGGCGACTGGATCACGCTCGACGGATCGACGGGCACCGTGTACCTCGGTCAGGCCAAGCTGCTCGTCCCGGAGATGAGCGAGTACTACCATCGCCTCATGGGCTGGGCCGACAAGATCCGACCGATGAAAGTGCGCGTGAACGCGGACACTCCAGCCGATGCCCATCGCGGACGTGATTTCGGCGCCGAAGGGATCGGCCTTTGCCGCACCGAACATATGTTCTTCGAAGGCGATCGCCTCATCGCCGTGCGCGAGATGATCCTCGCCGAAGATCGTGGCGAGCGTGACCGGGCATTGGCAAAATTGCTGCCGATGCAGCGTGGCGATTTTGAATCGATTTTTCGTGCGATGGAAGGCTTTCCGGTCACGATCCGGTTGCTCGATCCACCGCTGCACGAGTTCCTGCCGAACGACGAAACGGAACTCGTCGCCCTCGCCGGACAACTGCACAAGCCGGTCGACCACGTCCGGCGCGTGGTGGCCTCCCTGCACGAGCAGAATCCGATGCTCGGTCTGCGCGGTTGCCGCCTCGGGATCATCTATCCCGAAATCACCGCGATGCAGGCCCGCGCCATTTTCGAGGCAGCCTGTACCGTTGCCGCGCGCAAGGGTCGGGTGATGCCGGAAGTGATGATTCCCCTGGTCGCATCGGTCGTGGAGTTCCGCCGGCAGGCGCTGCTGGTCCGGCAAGTCGCCGAGGAAGTGTTCCGTGAGCGCCAGCTCACGGTGCCGTACCTGCTGGGCACGATGATCGAGCTGCCGCGCGCCGCACTGACGGCCGACGAGATCGCCCGTGAGGCGCAATTTTTCTCTTTCGGCACCAATGACCTGACCCAAACCACGTGGGGCCTCTCGCGCGACGACGCTGGCCGCTTCCTTCCCCACTATGTCGAGTCGGGGATCATCGACAGCGATCCGTTCCAGACGCTTGACCAGGCCGGTGTAGGGAAGCTGATCAGGATGGCCTGCGAGCTGGGCCGAAAGACGCGCGCCGATCTCAAGCTGGGCATCTGTGGTGAACACGGTGGTGACCCGAACTCGATCGCCTTCTGCGAGACCCTGAAGATGAACTATGTCTCCTGCTCCCCCTTCCGGGTGCCGATTGCCCGGCTTGCCGCGGCGCAGGCCGCGCTCGCGGCTCGCGGCACTGTCGATCGAACCAAGGCGACCGTATGA
- the pssA gene encoding CDP-diacylglycerol--serine O-phosphatidyltransferase, which yields MNSEGPAPRHGMRRVVIVVPSAFTLGNLFFGFWSIVAANHGNFLWAGWFIIFAGVLDTLDGRVARLSNTGSRFGAELDSLVDVISFGVAPALLMYFLEFSNAGRFGWVLCYLYVMAAAIRLARFNVVAAQGGKTGSWFTGLPSPAAGMTLAAYFSFSQTTWYSQSLAYLNMQNFGLAFLMVALGVLMVSNVKYPRWPAAGFGSPQKLAGLAIYLVILVCGLTVPAYFLFPLGLTYLLFGLLRAFFRGLSDRGDLRDGGDQPPITLVRHGRAARRQENE from the coding sequence ATGAACAGCGAAGGACCCGCTCCGCGTCACGGCATGCGCCGCGTCGTGATCGTCGTGCCGAGTGCCTTCACGCTCGGGAATCTCTTCTTCGGCTTCTGGTCGATTGTCGCCGCCAACCACGGCAACTTTCTCTGGGCCGGGTGGTTCATCATCTTCGCCGGGGTCCTCGACACGCTCGACGGCCGTGTGGCCCGCCTGTCGAACACCGGCTCGCGATTCGGCGCCGAGCTCGACTCGCTGGTGGATGTGATTTCGTTCGGTGTTGCTCCGGCACTGCTGATGTATTTCCTCGAGTTCAGCAACGCGGGCCGCTTCGGATGGGTGCTCTGCTACCTCTACGTCATGGCGGCAGCGATCCGCCTCGCACGCTTCAACGTGGTTGCCGCCCAGGGTGGCAAGACCGGTTCGTGGTTCACCGGTCTTCCCTCGCCCGCCGCCGGTATGACGCTCGCAGCGTATTTCTCCTTCTCGCAGACCACCTGGTACAGCCAGTCGCTGGCATACCTGAACATGCAGAACTTCGGCCTCGCCTTCCTGATGGTGGCGCTCGGAGTGCTGATGGTCAGCAATGTGAAGTATCCGCGCTGGCCGGCAGCGGGCTTCGGCTCGCCGCAGAAGCTCGCCGGCCTCGCCATCTATCTGGTCATCCTTGTCTGCGGGCTGACGGTTCCCGCCTACTTCCTCTTTCCGCTCGGACTGACCTACCTGCTCTTCGGTCTGCTCCGCGCCTTCTTCCGCGGGCTGTCCGACCGGGGCGATCTCCGGGATGGCGGTGACCAGCCGCCGATAACGCTTGTCCGTCACGGCCGCGCCGCGCGCCGTCAGGAGAACGAATGA
- the purS gene encoding phosphoribosylformylglycinamidine synthase subunit PurS, with amino-acid sequence MNQRVHVRVIPRSGLLDPQGQAVEHALGVLGFSGVTDVRIGKAIELSVAADSPAAAEALVRRMCEQLLANPVTEDFVIEVEAR; translated from the coding sequence ATGAACCAGCGTGTCCACGTCCGAGTCATTCCCCGTAGCGGGCTCCTCGATCCGCAGGGTCAGGCCGTCGAGCATGCGCTTGGTGTCCTCGGCTTCTCGGGTGTCACTGATGTGCGGATCGGCAAGGCCATCGAACTGAGCGTGGCAGCCGACAGCCCGGCCGCGGCCGAGGCGCTGGTTCGCCGGATGTGCGAACAACTCCTCGCCAATCCGGTCACCGAGGACTTCGTGATCGAGGTGGAAGCGCGATGA
- the purE gene encoding 5-(carboxyamino)imidazole ribonucleotide mutase translates to MSAPIVGVVMGSDSDWDVMQHAAARLVEFGVPYEARVVSAHRSPDLLFSYAEEAADRGLRAIIAGAGGAAHLPGMLAAKTTVPVLGVPVSSRHLKGLDSLLSIVQMPAGIPVATFAIGEAGASNAALFAIAILAGTDNGLAATLAAYRSSLDAKVRALVLPDPA, encoded by the coding sequence ATGAGCGCACCAATTGTTGGCGTGGTGATGGGCAGCGACTCCGACTGGGACGTGATGCAGCACGCCGCCGCGCGGCTGGTCGAATTCGGCGTGCCGTATGAGGCCCGCGTGGTCTCGGCGCATCGCTCGCCGGACCTGCTCTTCAGTTATGCCGAGGAAGCCGCCGACCGCGGGTTGCGCGCCATCATCGCCGGTGCCGGCGGTGCGGCTCACCTGCCAGGTATGCTCGCAGCCAAGACCACGGTGCCGGTCCTCGGTGTACCGGTTTCGAGTCGCCATCTCAAGGGACTCGACTCGCTGCTCTCGATTGTGCAGATGCCTGCCGGGATTCCGGTGGCCACGTTTGCGATCGGAGAAGCAGGCGCCAGCAACGCGGCGCTTTTCGCCATCGCCATTCTTGCCGGGACAGATAACGGACTCGCCGCAACGCTCGCCGCCTATCGCAGCTCGCTCGACGCCAAGGTGCGCGCGCTCGTCCTGCCGGATCCCGCGTGA
- a CDS encoding phosphatidylserine decarboxylase family protein, which yields MMRVAPEGRPFIAVAWLLAIGFAAFGWWTATALWLPIAIWVVAFFRDPERSGPRGDQYVIAPADGKVVSIIPIDEPDVIGGAATRVSIFMNVFNVHVNRYPSNGTITFRRYRPGKFFNAADEKAALENEQSDVGITTPRGRVLARQIAGLIARRIITDHAEGAVVRQGDRLGLIRFGSRVDVFVPAGTSILVKEGDVTQAGVTVIAEWT from the coding sequence ATGATGCGAGTCGCGCCGGAAGGACGTCCGTTCATCGCCGTGGCCTGGCTGCTGGCGATCGGGTTCGCCGCGTTCGGCTGGTGGACTGCCACGGCGCTCTGGCTGCCGATCGCGATCTGGGTGGTCGCCTTCTTCCGCGACCCTGAGCGCAGCGGGCCACGTGGCGATCAGTACGTGATCGCCCCGGCCGACGGCAAGGTCGTGTCGATCATCCCGATCGATGAGCCGGATGTGATCGGCGGCGCCGCGACGCGCGTCTCCATTTTCATGAACGTCTTCAACGTGCACGTCAACCGCTACCCGAGCAACGGCACCATCACATTTCGCCGTTATCGACCGGGCAAGTTCTTCAATGCGGCCGACGAGAAGGCCGCGCTCGAGAACGAGCAGAGCGACGTTGGCATTACCACCCCACGCGGACGCGTGCTTGCCCGGCAGATCGCCGGCCTGATTGCGCGCCGGATCATCACGGATCATGCCGAAGGTGCCGTTGTGCGCCAGGGCGACCGCCTCGGCCTGATCCGCTTCGGTTCGCGCGTGGACGTATTCGTCCCTGCAGGCACCAGCATCCTCGTCAAGGAAGGAGACGTGACCCAGGCCGGGGTCACGGTGATTGCCGAATGGACATGA
- the purQ gene encoding phosphoribosylformylglycinamidine synthase subunit PurQ yields MSRVAVVRFPGSNCETESLAAVVRAGGTSVLLDYRETSLGGADAVILPGGFSYGDYLRSGAIARFAPIMQAIQAHAAAGGAVIGICNGFQVLCEAHLLPGALLRNAQQRFAARPVDVRIERVDTVCTGDYHTGEVIRIPIAHGEGRYAADETTLQQLEADGRVMLRYVSVPGSDAPHNPNGSARDIAGICNAAGTVVGFMPHPERLAESTLGSDAGHRFFTSLVGRLAVGAAA; encoded by the coding sequence ATGAGCCGTGTCGCCGTGGTCCGCTTTCCGGGCAGCAACTGCGAGACCGAATCCCTGGCCGCCGTAGTGCGCGCCGGGGGTACATCGGTCTTGCTCGACTACCGCGAGACGTCGCTCGGAGGCGCCGATGCGGTGATCCTGCCGGGTGGCTTCTCCTACGGCGACTATCTCCGCTCCGGCGCGATCGCGCGATTCGCCCCGATCATGCAGGCCATCCAGGCTCACGCCGCGGCCGGCGGCGCGGTGATCGGCATCTGCAATGGGTTCCAGGTGCTCTGCGAGGCCCATCTCCTGCCTGGGGCGCTGCTGCGGAATGCCCAGCAGCGATTTGCGGCGCGACCTGTCGACGTCCGCATCGAACGCGTCGATACCGTCTGCACCGGTGACTACCACACTGGCGAAGTGATCCGGATCCCGATTGCCCACGGGGAAGGTCGCTATGCCGCAGACGAGACGACACTGCAGCAACTCGAAGCCGACGGCCGGGTGATGCTACGGTATGTCAGCGTACCTGGGAGCGATGCCCCGCATAATCCCAATGGCTCGGCCCGCGACATCGCCGGTATCTGCAATGCCGCCGGGACGGTGGTCGGCTTCATGCCACACCCGGAGCGCCTCGCGGAGAGCACCCTCGGATCCGATGCCGGTCACCGGTTCTTCACGTCACTCGTCGGTCGGCTCGCCGTCGGAGCTGCCGCGTGA